The proteins below come from a single Juglans regia cultivar Chandler chromosome 12, Walnut 2.0, whole genome shotgun sequence genomic window:
- the LOC118344027 gene encoding uncharacterized protein K02A2.6-like: MVRPRWQADVPEDELPRGDGNYAIARALNRMTEFLQQNFRPPQGDPNRAVQVGCTYERFLAHRTPAFYGEEDPMRARRWILDLERTFEVYGCTEAQMRFKKEFDDRYFPVSVRRQKAREFNNLVQGGITVEQYARKFMELGRFAPHLIATEELQVERFMEGLRPEVRRQVACLQIMEFQKLVDLASIAERENSFVVGSPPGCRTPVCPRCNRAREGDCGQRGIQCYRCGQPGHFARECPSLVHGGQGGRGGRRGGRGNQRQLVQAQVYVVTHGDVDYDAPETHDAGVITGRVRLYDFYACTLFDSGASQYFVSATFAQMCNLVTEPLSQSLLVSLPNGEMVWCSKVALGCPLDFGGRTLDADLIVFKLLGFDIILGMDWLYRYSANIDCRSRVIGFQLSDGDYLEFVGSKLKARPSIISAIQAMRDIACGADAFLLQVVSTPSEKKSLADIPVVEEFPDVFVDELPGLPPVRDMEFVIELEPRVAPVHKAPYRMAPAELKELKTQLQELVDKGFIQPSTSPWGAPVLFVKKKDGTLRMCIDYRELNKVTIKNKYPLPRIDDLFDQLQGAAVFSKIDLRSGYYQLRIRDKDVPKTTFRTRYGHYEFKVMSFGLANAPAAFMDLMNQFVRYKVSWDLPVTIEDLWKVFLDYQDLSLP, from the exons ATGGTGAGACCAAGATGGCAAGCTGATGTGCCCGAGGATGAGCTACCCAGGGGTGATGGAAATTATGCCATTGCGAGGGCGTTGAATAGGATGACAGAGTTCCTCCAGCAGAATTTTCGACCGCCGCAAGGAGATCCAAATAGAGCGGTCCAAGTGGGGTGCACCTATGAGCGCTTCTTGGCTCATAGGACTCCTGCCTTTTATGGGGAGGAGGATCCAATGCGAGCTAGGAGGTGGATTCTAGATCTTGAAAGAACCTTTGAAGTCTATGGGTGTACTGAGGCCCAGATG CGgtttaagaaagaatttgatgatCGATACTTCCCTGTTTCGGTGAGACGACAAAAGGCTCGAGAGTTCAATAATTTGGTTCAAGGAGGCATAACTGTTGAGCAATATGCAAGGAAATTTATGGAGCTTGGACGGTTCGCTCCTCACCTTATTGCCACCGAAGAGTTGCAGGTTGAGCGTTTCATGGAGGGTCTGCGCCCCGAAGTACGCAGACAAGTGGCTTGTCTTCAGATTATGGAATTTCAGAAGTTGGTGGACTTGGCCAGTATCGCAGAACGAGAGAATAGCTTTGTAGTGGGCTCCCCTCCGG GATGTCGGACTCCAGTGTGCCCTAGATGCAATAGAGCCCGTGAGGGCGATTGTGGTCAAAGGGGAATTCAGTGTTATAGATGTGGCCAGCCGGGTCACTTTGCTCGGGAGTGTCCCAGTCTAGTTCATGGAGGTCAAGGAGGACGAGGAGGTCGACGAGGTGGAAGGGGCAACCAGAGACAGTTGGTACAAGCCCAGGTCTATGTAGTGACTCATGGCGATGTGGATTATGATGCTCCAGAGACCCACGACGCTGGGGTGATTACTGGTAGAGTTCGTCTATATGATTTCTATGCATGTACTTTGTTTGATTCTGGGGCGTCCCAATATTTTGTGTCTGCCACTTTTGCTCAGATGTGTAATCTAGTCACGGAGCCTTTATCACAATCTCTGTTAGTGTCTCTTCCAAATGGTGAGATGGTATGGTGCTCCAAAGTTGCTTTAGGCTGTCCTTTGGATTTTGGTGGGAGGACATTGGACGCAGATTTGATCGTATTCAAGTTGCTtggatttgatataattttgggAATGGATTGGCTGTATCGATATTCTGCAAATATTGATTGTAGAAGTCGAGTAATTGGTTTTCAACTCTCAGATGGGGATTATttggaattcgtgggaagcaaGTTGAAGGCAAGACCATCAATTATATCAGCAATTCAAGCTATGAGAGATATAGCTTGTGGGGCAGATGCTTTTTTGCTCCAAGTCGTGTCTACACCATCTGAGAAGAAATCTTTAGCGGATATTCCAGTGGTGGAAGAATTTCCCGATGTGTTCGTGGACGAGTTACCTGGATTGCCTCCCGTTCGCGATATGGAATTTGTTATTGAACTGGAACCTAGGGTGGCTCCTGTGCATAAGGCTCCTTACCGCATGGCACCGGCcgagttaaaagagttgaagactCAATTGCAAGAATTGGTTGACAAAGGATTTATTCAGCCTAGTACTTCGCCTTGGGGAGCGCCTGTtttgtttgtcaagaagaaagatggtactctcagaatgtgtatagactatcGGGAGCTTAACAAGGTGACTATCAAGAACAAGTACCCTCTTCCTAGAATTGATGATCTGTTTGACCAGCTTCAGGGAGCAGCTGTCTTTTCGAAGATTGACTTGAGATCAGGGTACTATCAGCTGAGGATAAGGGATAAGGACGTGCCCAAGACTACTTTCAGGACgaggtatgggcattatgaatttaaagtGATGTCTTTTGGGTTAGCGAATGCTCCTGCcgcttttatggatttaatgaatcAG TTCGTGAGATACAAAGTTTCTTGGGACTTGCCGGTTACTATCGAAGATTTGTGGAAGGTTTTTCTCGACTATCAGGACCTCTCACTGCCTTGA